From the Ictalurus furcatus strain D&B chromosome 19, Billie_1.0, whole genome shotgun sequence genome, one window contains:
- the LOC128622961 gene encoding zinc finger protein 883-like, translated as MLWIVVLSHLHHPGGWQQILLKNLPMYHCSDCGKSFNKSRHHECTHTGEKPYHCELCGKSFTVQSSLQRHERIHTGEKPYHCSQCGKSFSVQSTLQIHEHIHTGEKPYHCGQCEKSFTCQRNLRQHERIHTGEKPYHCGQCGKSFTCQPNLQRHKRIHTGQKPYHCGQCGKSFTCQRNLQRHKRIHTGEKPYYCGQCGNRFTCQRNLQQHERIHTGEKPYYCGQCGNRFTCQRNLQQHERIHTGEKPYHCELCGKSFTCQRYLQQHERVHTGEKPYHCGQCGKSFICQSNLQRHERIHTGEKPYYCSQCGKSFTQQCTLQQHEHIHTGQKPYFCGQCGKSFIRQSQLQRHERIHTGQKPYFCGQCGRSYTNSTHLHHHECIHTGEKPYHCELCGKSFTVQSSLQRHERIHTGEKPYHCGQCEKSFTRQSHLRQHERIHTGEKPYHCGQCGKSFTHHSTLQQHKHIHTGEKPYQCGQCGKSFTYQPNLQRHKRIHTGQKRYHCGQCGKSFTYQPNFQRHKRIHTGEKPYYCELCGNSFACQRNLQEHERIHTGEKPYHCELCGKSFTCQRYLQQHERVHTGEKPYHCGQCGKSFTCQSNLQIHERIHTGEKPYYCSQCGKRFAQQPNLQRHERIHTGQKPYFCGQCGKSFIRQSQLQRHERIHTGQKPYLCGQCGRSYTNSSSLRTHKCSKIKPLDFNM; from the exons atgctttggattgttgtcctgtctcatcttcatcatcctggtggatggcagcagattcttctcaagaatctcccg ATGTACCACTGCTCAgattgtgggaagagttttaataaAAGTCGTCATCACGAGTGCactcacacaggagagaagccgtatcactgtgaactgtgtgggaagagttttactgtTCAGAGTTCTCTCCAAcgacatgagcgcattcacacaggtgaaaagccgtatcactgctcccagtgtgggaagagttttagtgTTCAGAGTACTTTGCAAATCCACGAGCACATTCACACAGGTGAAAAGCCATATCATTGtggacagtgtgagaagagttttacttgccaGCGTAATCTCCGACAacacgagcgcattcacacaggagagaaaccgtatcattgtggacagtgtgggaagagttttacttgccaGCCTAATCTTCAACGTCAtaagcgcattcacacaggacagaagccgtatcattgtggacagtgtgggaagagttttacttgtcaGCGTAATCTCCAACGTCAtaagcgcattcacacaggagagaagccgtattactgtggacagtgtgggaataGATTTACTTGCCAGCGTAATCTCCAACAGCATGAGCGcatccacacaggagagaagccgtattactgtggacagtgtgggaataGATTTACTTGCCAGCGTAATCTCCAGCaacatgagcgcattcacacaggagagaagccgtatcactgtgaactgtgtgggaaaagttttacTTGCCAGCGTTATCTCCAACAGCATGAGcgcgttcacacaggagagaagccctatcactgtggacagtgtgggaagagttttatttgCCAGAGTAATCTTCAAAgacatgagcgcattcacacaggagagaagccttattactgttcacagtgtgggaagagttttacccaACAGTGTACTCTTCAACAACATgagcacattcacacaggacagaagccATACttctgtggacagtgtgggaagagtttcatTCGTCAGAGTCAACTCCAACGacacgagcgcattcacacaggacaaAAGCCGTACTTCTGTGGacaatgtgggcggagctataCTAATTCAA ctcacct TCATCATCACGagtgcattcacacaggagagaagccgtatcactgtgaactgtgtgggaagagttttactgtTCAGAGTTCTCTCCAAcgacatgagcgcattcacacaggtgaaaagccgtatcactgtggacagtgtgagaagagttttactcgtCAGAGTCATCTCCGACAacacgagcgcattcacacaggagagaagccgtatcattgtggacagtgtgggaagagttttactcatcACAGTACTCTCCAACAACACaagcacattcacacaggagagaagccatatcaatgtggacagtgtgggaagagttttacttacCAGCCTAATCTTCAACGACacaagcgcattcacacaggacagaagcggtatcactgtggacagtgtgggaagagttttacttacCAGCCTAATTTTCAACGACacaagcgcattcacacaggagagaagccatattaCTGTGAACTGTGTGGGAATAGTTTTGCTTGCCAGCGTAATCTACAAGagcatgagcgcattcacacaggagagaagccatatcactgTGAACtgtgtgggaaaagttttacTTGCCAGCGTTATCTCCAGCAGCATGAGcgcgttcacacaggagagaagccatatcattgtggacagtgtgggaagagttttacttgccaGAGTAACCTCCAAAtacatgagcgcattcacacaggagagaagccgtattacTGCTCGCAGTGTGGGAAGCGTTTTGCCCAACAGCCTAATCTTCAACGACACGAGCGTATTCACACAGGACAAAAACCGTACttctgtggacagtgtgggaagagtttcatTCGTCAGAGTCAACTCCAACGacacgagcgcattcacacaggacaaAAGCCGTACTTATGTGGACAATGTGGGCGTAGCTATACTAATTCAAGTTCATTAAGGACACATAAGTGCTCTAAAATAAAGCCATTAGATTTTAACATGTGA